Proteins co-encoded in one Trichoplusia ni isolate ovarian cell line Hi5 chromosome 19, tn1, whole genome shotgun sequence genomic window:
- the LOC113503534 gene encoding peroxisomal hydratase-dehydrogenase-epimerase-like produces MALQDIQNKTVLVTGGATGLGAKYAESFLKHGAKSVAILDIAEDVGKATTERLNKTYGSKVVFIKCDVSKEDDITKAFDAVVAQFKQVDVLINNAGVMIDAQAWRLASDVNWQGLVSFTLKTVKHMRKDEGGAGGTIVNIASTAALSRVNALPIYCGSKSAVLHFSQCLALPPFFETTGIRVMVFCPNATDTALLHNIELRSYDPKLGAALAADLVDAVFQTSDSAAKAFIEMFQTGAPGSIWLSQDNRPAQNITATVDSAFQKLEALSCYFRKQRVKVTMALQDIQNKTVLVTGGATGLGAKYAESFVKHGAKSVAILDIAEDVGKATTERLNKTYGNKVVFIKCDASKEDNITKAFDAVVAQFKHVDVVINNAGVMTDAQAWRLASDVNWQGLVSFTLKAVKHMRKDEGGAGGTIINIASTAALTRSNALPIYCGSKSAVMHFSQCLALPPFFETTGIRVMVFCPGPTDTALLQNLGPRSYDPKLGAALEADFKDVVYQTSDSAAKAFIEMFQTGAPGSIWLSQDNRPAQDITATVDSAFQTLEALVQ; encoded by the exons ATGGCTCTTCAggatattcaaaacaaaacggTTTTAGTGACGGGAGGCGCCACTGGCTTAGGTGCGAAATATGCTGAGAGTTTTCTGAAACATGGAGCTAAG AGTGTAGCTATCCTGGACATCGCTGAGGATGTGGGCAAAGCGACAACTGAGCGTTTGAACAAGACCTATGGCAGTAAGGTGGTGTTCATCAAATGTGATGTCAGCAAAGAGGATGATATTACAAAGGCCTTCGACGCTGTGGTTGCTCAGTTCAAGCAAGTCGATGTTCTCATAAACAATGCTGGAGTCATGATTGATGCACAGGCTTGGAGGCTCGCCTCTGATGTCAACTGG CAAGGATTAGTTTCGTTTACCCTAAAAACTGTCAAACACATGAGGAAAGATGAAGGCGGAGCTGGTGGTACTATCGTTAACATTGCTTCTACAGCTGCATTATCTAGGGTTAATGCTCTCCCGATTTACTGTGGATCTAAATCTGCTGTGTTGCATTTCAGTCAATGCTTAGCG cTGCCTCCTTTCTTCGAGACCACTGGCATACGAGTGATGGTATTCTGTCCGAACGCTACAGATACAGCCTTGCTTCATAATATAGAACTGAGAAGCTACGATCCTAAGCTTGGTGCAGCTTTAGCAGCTGATTTGGTAGATGCCGTATTCCAGAC GTCTGATTCAGCAGCGAAGgcttttattgaaatgttcCAAACTGGCGCTCCGGGATCTATTTGGTTGAGCCAAGACAACAGACCAGCGCAGAATATAACTGCGACCGTTGATAGTGCGTTCCAGAAATTGGAAGCACT TAGCTGTTACTTTCGAAAACAACGTGTTAAAGTTACGATGGCCCTGCAggacattcaaaacaaaacggTTTTAGTGACCGGAGGCGCCACTGGCTTGGGTGCGAAATATGCTGAGAGTTTTGTTAAACATGGAGCTAAG AGTGTAGCTATCCTGGACATCGCTGAAGATGTGGGTAAAGCGACAACTGAGCGTCTGAACAAGACCTATGGCAATAAGGTGGTGTTCATCAAATGTGATGCGAGCAAAGAGGATAATATTACTAAAGCATTCGACGCTGTGGTTGCTCAGTTCAAGCATGTAGATGTCGTTATAAACAATGCTGGAGTCATGACTGATGCGCAGGCCTGGAGACTCGCCTCTGATGTCAACTGG caAGGTTTGGTATCGTTTACCTTGAAAGCCGTGAAACACATGAGGAAAGATGAGGGTGGAGCTGGTGGCACTATCATTAACATTGCTTCTACAGCAGCATTAACTAGAAGTAATGCTCTCCCGATTTACTGTGGATCCAAATCTGCTGTGATGCATTTCAGTCAATGCTTAGCG CTGCCTCCTTTCTTCGAGACCACTGGCATACGAGTGATGGTCTTTTGTCCGGGCCCAACAGATACAGCTTTGCTTCAAAACTTAGGACCTAGGAGCTATGATCCTAAACTGGGTGCTGCTTTAGAAGCTGATTTTAAAGATGTCGTATACCAAAC atCGGATTCAGCAGCGAAGGCTTTCATTGAAATGTTCCAAACTGGCGCTCCGGGATCCATTTGGTTGAGCCAAGACAACAGACCAGCGCAGGATATAACTGCGACCGTTGATAGTGCTTTCCAGACATTGGAAGCACTGGTGCAATGA